aaaaaaatataaaagactcaaatttgttaaaaaatgtttttgaaatacaaaaacaaacaagttctcAGTGTTTTTTTGTGTTAGTATTATTCAATTTAGATATTGTTAGGTAATCCAGttcaatcatgtttttaaattttttagttttaaattaagaattttttagtgtttttttattgttttaatatattgatattaaaaataaaaaatattattttaatatatttttaaataaaaaaataaatatcacactcccaaatattatctaatttgtAATAAATGACTGTAAGAATACGAGATTATCTAATCTGTAAGAATATAAATAACACATgagatggtaaaaaaaataaaaattgtctgTACAACATTATAGGAAGAAGATATTTATAACCTGGTGCGAGAATAACATATCATCTGCGTGTGTAGGATAAAGTTAATCGAATGACCAAACAGATCGAACAATAACAACTGGCGGGAACTTCCTGGTCACGCAACAAAAAACTGTACTGTACTGTTACAACAAATACTGCCTCCTCACCAATCACTGCGTcgccaaaaaaaaagtctcagagagagagaatgagagGCAGAGTCATGGTAGACGAAGACAACGGCGACGTCGTGATGACGGAACAGccaagaggaagaggaagagaaatGCGCAAAGGCAGAGGTCTCAGACTCGGAGGACGAGGAGAATCAAGGCAACAGACACTACTccatgacgaagaagaagaggaagagggtGGGAATGACCGAAATGTCCTTCAACTCTTCACCCCTCTTCGCTGTCAGTATTTCCTCTATCCTTAAGCCGTGCTAAAAATTTACGTTATACGATTTTGAATgcgagtttttcttttttaatcaatcagggatataagatttttaagggtttttttttttttttatggaaaacaaCCAAACAAGGCCTAAGGCCTAGGGTTTTTGCTTCTTTGGCATAGCACAAAAGAGAAACTAAAATGATGAGATTTGCACATATTAACCAGGAATGATTCCAAATTAACAGACCGtaataaagtaattagaaaGATGGAAgatatttgttaattttgttattgttttatttatctatttcaaTATTCAATTATTAATGTAAATGATGTAGCTGTAGAGGGTTGGAGTGTTTTGTTGAGTGGAGTGCATGAAGAAGCACAAGAAGATGATATTCTCACTCTATTTGGTGCTTATGGCCACATCAACAACTTGCATCTCAATCTTGATCGCCGCACCGGATTTCTTAAGGTAATTATTATTAaccaattgaaaataaaatatttaagttcaATTTATGAGTGCGGCAATGTCTGGTAGAGAGTTTAGGAGTTTGATAAtgtgttgttaattttttgaagttttttttatttctagtagAAAGTGTTTGTTGTGTCTGTTATACTTAGTTATAAAACTCCATCAAGTCAAGCAAATGAACCTGGTGATTTGCTGATCCGGAGCCGGATCCACTAGGTTTTACTTCAAACCTTTTATCTTAAACCAAAATGAGGttattttgagttttgtttt
The Populus nigra chromosome 3, ddPopNigr1.1, whole genome shotgun sequence genome window above contains:
- the LOC133688082 gene encoding RNA-binding protein Y14A-like, which codes for MRGRVMVDEDNGDVVMTEQPRGRGREMRKGRGLRLGGRGESRQQTLLHDEEEEEEGGNDRNVLQLFTPLRSVEGWSVLLSGVHEEAQEDDILTLFGAYGHINNLHLNLDRRTGFLKGYALIEYENFMEAQAAISGMNGTKLFFRIISVDWAFSTGPFEGRRSFDTHRSRSPRRHLA